A single genomic interval of Natator depressus isolate rNatDep1 chromosome 14, rNatDep2.hap1, whole genome shotgun sequence harbors:
- the LOC141998004 gene encoding HLA class II histocompatibility antigen, DR alpha chain-like isoform X3 has translation MGAGQGVPMAQLALLTLLALPGAGAVTAENMLSQVEFYQRTDQSQQGSGEFMFEFDQDEIFHVDLERKETVWRLPDFGKFASFEAQGALGNIAVDKQNLEILIKRSNHTQAPNGPVELGEPNVLICFVDKFSPPALSVTWLKNGQEVTGGVYETDFFPRQDNSFRKFSYLPFLPSQGDFYDCRVEHWGLPEPFTKHWEAQVPTPVPETTETLVCALGLAVGIIGIIAGTILIIKGMKMNAARNPRGPL, from the exons atgggcgCAGGACAGGGCGTCCCcatggcccagctggccctgctcACCCTGCTGGCCCTGCCGGGCGCCGGGGCAGTGACAG CGGAGAACATGCTCTCCCAGGTGGAGTTCTACCAGCGCACGGACCAATCCCAGCAGGGGTCCGGGGAGTTCATGTTCGAGTTCGACCAGGACGAGATCTTCCACGTGGACCTGGAGAGGAAGGAGACCGTCTGGCGCCTGCCCGACTTCGGCAAGTTCGCCAGCTTCGAGGCACAGGGCGCCCTGGGCAACATCGCCGTGGACAAGCAGAACCTGGAGATCCTGATCAAGAGGTCCAACCACACACAGGCCCCGAACG GCCCCgtggagctgggggagcccaaCGTCCTGATCTGCTTCGTGGACAAGTTCTCCCCACCCGCGCTCAGCGTGACGTGGCTGAAGAACGGGCAGGAGGTGACGGGGGGCGTCTACGAGACCGACTTCTTCCCCCGCCAGGACAACTCCTTCCGCAAGTTCTCCTAcctgcccttcctccccagccagggcGACTTCTACGACTGCCGGGTGGAGCACTGGGGGCTGCCCGAGCCCTTCACAAAGCACTGGG aAGCCCAGGTGCCCACCCCCGTCCCCGAGACCACCGAGACCCTGGTGTGCGCCCTGGGCCTGGCCGTGGGCATCATCGGCATCATCGCGGGCACCATCCTCATCATCAAGGGCATGAAGATGAACGCTGCCCGCAACCCGCGGGGCCCCTT ATAA
- the LOC141997998 gene encoding H-2 class II histocompatibility antigen, E-S beta chain-like has product MGTGRILGAGSRWAGALLVALTVLRTHLAHCTEPPGRFLHQTKYECHFTNGTGRVRFLHRYIYGRQQIAHFDSELGVYVADTELGRPDAEYWNKDPALLARRRAEVDRFCRHNYGAIQPFSVDRSVQPEVTVFPTKSGSQPHPHLLVCSVTGFYPGGIEIKWFKNGQEQTAGVVSTELLQNGDWTFQILVMLEMSPRRGDVYTCQVEHISLRDPLSVNWEAQSDSARSKMLTGVGGFVLGLIFLAPGLLIYLKNKKGRPVPQPAGLLS; this is encoded by the exons ATGGGGACTGGTCGGATCCTGGGGGCCGGGAGCCGCTGGGCTGGGGCTCTGCTCGTGGCACTGACGGTGCTGAGAACCCACCTGGCTCATTGCACGGAGCCCCCAG GGCGGTTCCTGCACCAGACGAAGTACGAGTGTCACTTCACCAACGGCACCGGGCGGGTCCGGTTCCTGCACCGCTACATCTACGGCCGGCAGCAGATCGCGCACTTCGACAGCGAGCTGGGGGTCTACGTGGCGGACACGGAGCTGGGCCGGCCCGACGCCGAGTATTGGAACAAGGACCCGGCGCTCCTGGCACGAAGGCGGGCGGAGGTGGACCGGTTCTGCCGGCACAACTACGGGGCGATCCAGCCGTTCAGCGTCGACCGGAGCG ttcaGCCCGAGGTGACAGTTTTTCCCACAAAATCGgggtcccagccccacccccacctgctggTTTGCTCCGTGACGGGGTTTTACCCCGGGGGGATCGAGATTAAGTGGTTCAAGAACGGGCAGGAGCAGACGGCCGGGGTGGTGTCCACGGAGCTGCTCCAGAACGGAGACTGGACCTTCCAGATCCTGGTGATGCTGGAGATGAGCCCCCGGCGCGGGGATGTCTACACCTGCCAGGTGGAGCACATCAGCCTGCGGGACCCCCTCAGCGTGAACTGGG AGGCGCAGTCTGACTCCGCCAGGAGCAAGATGCTGACGGGCGTCGGGGGCTTCGTGCTGGGGCTGATCTTCCTGGCGCCGGGACTCCTCATCTACCTGAAGAATAAGAAAG GGCGCCCGGTTCCCCAACCTGCAG ggctCCTGAGTTAG
- the LOC141998004 gene encoding HLA class II histocompatibility antigen, DR alpha chain-like isoform X4, whose protein sequence is MLSQVEFYQRTDQSQQGSGEFMFEFDQDEIFHVDLERKETVWRLPDFGKFASFEAQGALGNIAVDKQNLEILIKRSNHTQAPNVPPEVTVFPKGPVELGEPNVLICFVDKFSPPALSVTWLKNGQEVTGGVYETDFFPRQDNSFRKFSYLPFLPSQGDFYDCRVEHWGLPEPFTKHWEAQVPTPVPETTETLVCALGLAVGIIGIIAGTILIIKGMKMNAARNPRGPL, encoded by the exons ATGCTCTCCCAGGTGGAGTTCTACCAGCGCACGGACCAATCCCAGCAGGGGTCCGGGGAGTTCATGTTCGAGTTCGACCAGGACGAGATCTTCCACGTGGACCTGGAGAGGAAGGAGACCGTCTGGCGCCTGCCCGACTTCGGCAAGTTCGCCAGCTTCGAGGCACAGGGCGCCCTGGGCAACATCGCCGTGGACAAGCAGAACCTGGAGATCCTGATCAAGAGGTCCAACCACACACAGGCCCCGAACG TGCCCCCTGAGGTGACCGTGTTCCCCAAAGGCCCCgtggagctgggggagcccaaCGTCCTGATCTGCTTCGTGGACAAGTTCTCCCCACCCGCGCTCAGCGTGACGTGGCTGAAGAACGGGCAGGAGGTGACGGGGGGCGTCTACGAGACCGACTTCTTCCCCCGCCAGGACAACTCCTTCCGCAAGTTCTCCTAcctgcccttcctccccagccagggcGACTTCTACGACTGCCGGGTGGAGCACTGGGGGCTGCCCGAGCCCTTCACAAAGCACTGGG aAGCCCAGGTGCCCACCCCCGTCCCCGAGACCACCGAGACCCTGGTGTGCGCCCTGGGCCTGGCCGTGGGCATCATCGGCATCATCGCGGGCACCATCCTCATCATCAAGGGCATGAAGATGAACGCTGCCCGCAACCCGCGGGGCCCCTT ATAA
- the LOC141998004 gene encoding HLA class II histocompatibility antigen, DR alpha chain-like isoform X1: MGAGQGVPMAQLALLTLLALPGAGAVTAENMLSQVEFYQRTDQSQQGSGEFMFEFDQDEIFHVDLERKETVWRLPDFGKFASFEAQGALGNIAVDKQNLEILIKRSNHTQAPNVPPEVTVFPKGPVELGEPNVLICFVDKFSPPALSVTWLKNGQEVTGGVYETDFFPRQDNSFRKFSYLPFLPSQGDFYDCRVEHWGLPEPFTKHWEAQVPTPVPETTETLVCALGLAVGIIGIIAGTILIIKGMKMNAARNPRGPL; the protein is encoded by the exons atgggcgCAGGACAGGGCGTCCCcatggcccagctggccctgctcACCCTGCTGGCCCTGCCGGGCGCCGGGGCAGTGACAG CGGAGAACATGCTCTCCCAGGTGGAGTTCTACCAGCGCACGGACCAATCCCAGCAGGGGTCCGGGGAGTTCATGTTCGAGTTCGACCAGGACGAGATCTTCCACGTGGACCTGGAGAGGAAGGAGACCGTCTGGCGCCTGCCCGACTTCGGCAAGTTCGCCAGCTTCGAGGCACAGGGCGCCCTGGGCAACATCGCCGTGGACAAGCAGAACCTGGAGATCCTGATCAAGAGGTCCAACCACACACAGGCCCCGAACG TGCCCCCTGAGGTGACCGTGTTCCCCAAAGGCCCCgtggagctgggggagcccaaCGTCCTGATCTGCTTCGTGGACAAGTTCTCCCCACCCGCGCTCAGCGTGACGTGGCTGAAGAACGGGCAGGAGGTGACGGGGGGCGTCTACGAGACCGACTTCTTCCCCCGCCAGGACAACTCCTTCCGCAAGTTCTCCTAcctgcccttcctccccagccagggcGACTTCTACGACTGCCGGGTGGAGCACTGGGGGCTGCCCGAGCCCTTCACAAAGCACTGGG aAGCCCAGGTGCCCACCCCCGTCCCCGAGACCACCGAGACCCTGGTGTGCGCCCTGGGCCTGGCCGTGGGCATCATCGGCATCATCGCGGGCACCATCCTCATCATCAAGGGCATGAAGATGAACGCTGCCCGCAACCCGCGGGGCCCCTTGTGA
- the LOC141998004 gene encoding HLA class II histocompatibility antigen, DR alpha chain-like isoform X2: MGAGQGVPMAQLALLTLLALPGAGAVTAENMLSQVEFYQRTDQSQQGSGEFMFEFDQDEIFHVDLERKETVWRLPDFGKFASFEAQGALGNIAVDKQNLEILIKRSNHTQAPNVPPEVTVFPKGPVELGEPNVLICFVDKFSPPALSVTWLKNGQEVTGGVYETDFFPRQDNSFRKFSYLPFLPSQGDFYDCRVEHWGLPEPFTKHWEAQVPTPVPETTETLVCALGLAVGIIGIIAGTILIIKGMKMNAARNPRGPL, from the exons atgggcgCAGGACAGGGCGTCCCcatggcccagctggccctgctcACCCTGCTGGCCCTGCCGGGCGCCGGGGCAGTGACAG CGGAGAACATGCTCTCCCAGGTGGAGTTCTACCAGCGCACGGACCAATCCCAGCAGGGGTCCGGGGAGTTCATGTTCGAGTTCGACCAGGACGAGATCTTCCACGTGGACCTGGAGAGGAAGGAGACCGTCTGGCGCCTGCCCGACTTCGGCAAGTTCGCCAGCTTCGAGGCACAGGGCGCCCTGGGCAACATCGCCGTGGACAAGCAGAACCTGGAGATCCTGATCAAGAGGTCCAACCACACACAGGCCCCGAACG TGCCCCCTGAGGTGACCGTGTTCCCCAAAGGCCCCgtggagctgggggagcccaaCGTCCTGATCTGCTTCGTGGACAAGTTCTCCCCACCCGCGCTCAGCGTGACGTGGCTGAAGAACGGGCAGGAGGTGACGGGGGGCGTCTACGAGACCGACTTCTTCCCCCGCCAGGACAACTCCTTCCGCAAGTTCTCCTAcctgcccttcctccccagccagggcGACTTCTACGACTGCCGGGTGGAGCACTGGGGGCTGCCCGAGCCCTTCACAAAGCACTGGG aAGCCCAGGTGCCCACCCCCGTCCCCGAGACCACCGAGACCCTGGTGTGCGCCCTGGGCCTGGCCGTGGGCATCATCGGCATCATCGCGGGCACCATCCTCATCATCAAGGGCATGAAGATGAACGCTGCCCGCAACCCGCGGGGCCCCTT ATAA